A single genomic interval of Granulicella tundricola MP5ACTX9 harbors:
- a CDS encoding beta-galactosidase: MRLPQTLLAALLLALIPSASFTQATTPQPPLLLGAAWYPEQWPEAQWDHDLTLMEQAHMHVVRVGEFAWSTMEPSDNHFDFVWLDHAIAAAAKHHISVVLGTPTAAPPAWLTAKYPETLRIDEGGRRDEHGGREQFSANNPKYRELCVRVAHAMAARYGHNPNVLGWQIDNEIGDPTFDDSAKLQWHQWLQKKYGNIADLNRRWTTAYWSQTYDTFDQVPYHSRGENPALLLDYKHFVTDTWTSYISAQADTIRPLALKSQFITTNTMGWFSTYDHYIMHKNLDMAAWDDYVPDGHPDYPRNAALHDLVRGYKQKNFWVMETQPAFVNWGPINTALPPGVTREMAWQAIGHGADAVLYWQWRSALNGQEEYHGTLVGADGEPVPIYSEIAKLGADFAAAGPALAGTSPHAQVAILQSYDAHWAIDFQKHSADFDYPKNVLDTYRAISPIAQTIDVISPESDLTPYPIVFAPALNILSEAEAAHLLAYVKQGGQLVLGTRSAMKNADNGLDPHRQPGPFTEALGAHVDQFYALDPKDPAPTVSGPLGTGTASIWAEVLSTQPDTKVLLTYGPENGWLAGKPAAVSHPYGKGTLTYIGTVLDPKLMASVATQLLSAADIHPTLPNLPTGVELMPRTAPNKPPVWIIINHTNTPQHIILPANMKNLLTSSSAPTLDLPAHEVAVLTTP; the protein is encoded by the coding sequence TTGCGCCTGCCCCAAACCCTGCTCGCCGCTCTGCTCCTTGCCCTCATCCCATCAGCCTCCTTCACCCAGGCCACGACTCCGCAGCCTCCACTCCTCCTCGGCGCAGCCTGGTACCCGGAGCAGTGGCCGGAGGCCCAGTGGGACCACGACCTCACCCTCATGGAACAGGCTCACATGCACGTCGTCCGCGTAGGCGAGTTCGCCTGGTCCACCATGGAGCCCTCCGACAACCACTTCGACTTCGTCTGGCTCGATCACGCCATAGCCGCCGCCGCAAAGCACCACATCTCAGTAGTTCTCGGCACCCCCACCGCCGCCCCGCCCGCGTGGCTCACCGCCAAATACCCCGAAACCCTCCGCATCGACGAAGGTGGCCGCCGCGACGAGCACGGAGGCCGCGAGCAGTTCTCCGCCAACAATCCCAAATACCGCGAGCTCTGCGTCCGCGTAGCCCACGCCATGGCCGCACGCTACGGCCACAACCCCAACGTCCTCGGCTGGCAGATCGACAACGAGATCGGCGACCCCACCTTCGACGACTCAGCCAAACTCCAATGGCACCAGTGGCTCCAGAAAAAGTACGGCAACATAGCAGACCTCAACCGCCGCTGGACTACCGCCTATTGGTCCCAGACCTATGACACCTTCGACCAGGTCCCCTATCACTCCCGCGGTGAAAACCCCGCGCTCCTGCTCGACTACAAGCACTTCGTCACCGACACCTGGACCTCCTACATCAGCGCCCAGGCCGACACCATCCGCCCCCTCGCCCTCAAGTCCCAGTTCATCACCACCAACACCATGGGCTGGTTCTCCACCTACGACCACTACATCATGCATAAGAATCTGGACATGGCAGCCTGGGACGACTACGTCCCGGACGGCCACCCCGACTACCCCCGCAACGCCGCCCTCCACGACCTCGTCCGCGGCTACAAGCAGAAGAACTTCTGGGTCATGGAGACCCAGCCCGCCTTCGTCAACTGGGGTCCCATCAACACCGCCCTGCCCCCCGGAGTCACGCGAGAGATGGCATGGCAGGCCATCGGCCACGGTGCCGACGCAGTTCTCTACTGGCAGTGGCGCTCCGCCCTCAACGGCCAGGAGGAGTACCACGGCACCCTCGTCGGAGCCGACGGTGAACCCGTCCCTATCTACTCAGAGATCGCGAAGCTTGGCGCAGACTTCGCCGCCGCCGGCCCTGCCCTCGCCGGCACCAGCCCCCACGCCCAGGTCGCCATTCTCCAGTCCTACGACGCCCACTGGGCCATCGACTTCCAGAAGCACTCCGCCGACTTCGACTACCCGAAGAACGTCCTCGACACCTACCGCGCCATCTCCCCCATCGCCCAGACCATAGACGTCATCTCCCCCGAGTCCGACCTCACCCCTTACCCCATCGTCTTCGCCCCCGCCCTCAACATCCTCTCGGAAGCCGAAGCCGCTCACCTCCTCGCCTACGTCAAACAAGGGGGCCAACTCGTCCTGGGCACACGTTCCGCCATGAAGAACGCCGACAACGGCCTCGACCCCCACCGTCAACCCGGCCCATTCACAGAAGCCCTCGGAGCCCACGTAGACCAGTTCTACGCCCTCGATCCCAAAGACCCCGCCCCAACGGTCTCCGGCCCTCTCGGCACCGGCACCGCAAGCATCTGGGCAGAAGTCCTCTCCACCCAACCGGACACCAAAGTGCTCCTCACCTACGGCCCAGAAAATGGCTGGTTAGCAGGCAAACCCGCCGCCGTCTCCCACCCCTACGGCAAGGGCACCCTCACCTACATCGGCACAGTCCTCGACCCCAAACTCATGGCCTCAGTAGCCACCCAACTCCTATCCGCCGCAGACATCCACCCCACGCTCCCCAACCTCCCCACCGGCGTAGAACTGATGCCCCGCACCGCCCCCAACAAGCCTCCAGTCTGGATCATCATCAACCACACCAACACCCCACAGCACATCATCCTCCCCGCAAACATGAAGAACCTCCTAACCTCATCCTCCGCCCCCACCCTGGACCTACCCGCCCACGAAGTAGCCGTCCTAACCACACCTTAG
- a CDS encoding SDR family oxidoreductase — MSDLYKLQDPTKQYPQPKFKHQPQSVPGLDKDMTPKADHGETSYKGNGRLPKRKALVTGGDSGIGRAAAIAFAREGADVVINYLPSEEADAKEVIALIEKEGRKAYAMPGDLSDEAFCRKLVKDAHKKLGGLDILACVAGKQHAVEKIKDVTTEQMEATYRVNVFALFWLCQEALPLMPAGGSIITTASIQATHPSPSLLDYAPTKAAILAFTRALARQVAEDGIRVNCVAPGPIWTPLQVSGGQPDKKIPEFGSETPMKRPGQPVELAPLYVLLASQEASYVTGEVYGATGGLEIS, encoded by the coding sequence ATGAGTGATCTATACAAATTGCAAGACCCGACGAAGCAGTATCCACAGCCGAAGTTCAAGCATCAACCGCAGTCCGTGCCCGGGCTCGATAAAGATATGACGCCGAAGGCGGATCATGGCGAGACAAGCTATAAAGGCAATGGCCGGCTCCCGAAGCGGAAGGCGCTGGTGACCGGGGGCGACTCCGGGATTGGCCGGGCGGCGGCGATTGCGTTCGCGCGTGAGGGCGCGGATGTGGTGATCAACTATCTGCCTTCAGAGGAAGCTGATGCTAAGGAAGTGATTGCGCTGATCGAGAAGGAAGGCCGTAAGGCGTATGCGATGCCTGGGGATCTGAGCGATGAGGCTTTCTGCCGGAAGCTGGTGAAGGATGCGCACAAGAAGCTGGGTGGGCTGGATATCCTGGCGTGTGTTGCGGGTAAGCAGCATGCGGTGGAGAAGATCAAGGATGTGACGACGGAGCAGATGGAGGCTACGTATCGCGTCAATGTGTTTGCGCTGTTCTGGCTATGCCAGGAGGCTTTGCCGTTGATGCCTGCGGGTGGCTCGATCATTACGACGGCTTCGATTCAGGCGACGCATCCGAGTCCGAGCCTGCTGGACTATGCTCCGACCAAGGCGGCGATCCTGGCGTTTACTCGTGCGCTGGCAAGACAGGTGGCGGAGGATGGGATTCGGGTGAACTGTGTGGCCCCGGGGCCTATCTGGACTCCGTTGCAGGTGAGCGGTGGGCAGCCGGACAAGAAGATCCCGGAGTTCGGCTCTGAGACGCCGATGAAGCGGCCCGGACAGCCGGTGGAGTTGGCTCCGCTTTATGTGCTGCTGGCTTCTCAGGAGGCGAGCTATGTGACGGGCGAGGTCTATGGGGCTACGGGCGGGTTGGAGATCTCGTAG
- a CDS encoding Do family serine endopeptidase, which translates to MSASTNNLVSKIKHHALPTAIATTIAVGTVLFANSNGVHASAVTASPLDDHSVSALTSLDTAMEAVTARVQRAVVNISVTSKGNPEEASDGDDQNSSQMQGQGQGQSMQGLPPGFAQFFGQGGGGGQRMVPQQPQVQHGIGSGVIISSDGYIVTNDHVVAGATQIRVALHDRRVLTGHVVGTDKLTDIAVVKVDATDLPAMSWGDSSKLFPGQTVLAFGSPFGFFQDSVTRGIISAVNRANPYSTDARKPGAFIQTDAAINPGNSGGALVNTHGELIGIPNSIISNSGSFAGVGFAIPAQIARATAEQLIKHGHVDHGYLGISMNDVTPENAHFFNLQDASGALVAQVTPNSPASRAGLRQGDVIAQLNGQKILNGSALQVAVSQDAPGTKIALGILRDGKPQTVDLTVGQYGKDDQVASNDAPAGSNKGKLGIGVADLTPDVRQQINAPDQVKGVVVESVRPDSPADDAGLQPGDVILELNRQPASSASQLISQIHNAGNKDLLLLVWSKGNASYRTVRAAQNDQNG; encoded by the coding sequence ATGTCCGCATCAACTAATAATCTAGTTTCAAAGATTAAGCACCACGCCCTCCCCACCGCAATCGCCACCACCATCGCCGTAGGCACCGTCCTCTTCGCCAACAGCAACGGAGTCCACGCCTCCGCCGTCACTGCCTCGCCACTCGACGATCACAGCGTCTCCGCCCTCACCTCGCTCGACACCGCCATGGAAGCAGTCACCGCCCGCGTCCAGCGCGCCGTCGTCAATATCTCCGTCACCTCCAAGGGCAACCCGGAAGAAGCCTCAGACGGCGACGACCAGAACTCCAGCCAGATGCAGGGCCAGGGTCAGGGCCAGTCCATGCAGGGCCTGCCCCCCGGCTTCGCCCAGTTCTTCGGACAGGGTGGCGGAGGCGGTCAGCGTATGGTCCCCCAGCAGCCGCAGGTCCAGCACGGCATCGGCAGCGGAGTCATCATCTCCTCTGACGGTTACATCGTCACCAACGACCACGTCGTAGCCGGAGCCACCCAGATCCGCGTAGCCCTCCACGACCGCCGCGTCCTCACCGGCCACGTCGTCGGCACAGACAAGCTCACAGACATAGCCGTAGTCAAGGTAGACGCAACCGACCTCCCCGCCATGTCCTGGGGCGACTCCTCCAAGCTCTTCCCCGGCCAGACCGTCCTCGCCTTCGGCAGCCCCTTCGGCTTCTTCCAGGACTCCGTCACCCGCGGCATCATCAGCGCCGTCAACCGCGCCAACCCCTACTCCACCGACGCCCGCAAGCCCGGCGCCTTCATCCAGACCGACGCCGCCATCAACCCCGGCAACTCCGGCGGCGCGCTCGTCAACACCCACGGCGAGCTCATCGGCATCCCCAACTCCATCATCTCCAACTCCGGCTCTTTCGCCGGCGTAGGCTTCGCCATCCCCGCCCAGATCGCCCGCGCCACCGCCGAGCAGCTCATCAAGCACGGCCACGTCGACCACGGCTACCTCGGCATCAGCATGAACGACGTCACCCCGGAGAACGCCCACTTCTTCAACCTCCAGGATGCATCCGGAGCTCTCGTCGCCCAGGTCACGCCCAACTCCCCCGCCAGCCGCGCCGGTCTGCGCCAGGGTGACGTCATCGCCCAGCTCAACGGCCAGAAGATCCTCAACGGGAGCGCCCTCCAGGTCGCCGTCAGCCAGGACGCTCCCGGCACGAAGATCGCCCTCGGCATCCTGCGTGACGGCAAGCCCCAGACCGTCGATCTCACCGTCGGCCAGTACGGCAAGGACGACCAGGTCGCCTCAAACGATGCCCCCGCCGGCTCCAACAAGGGCAAGCTCGGCATCGGCGTAGCCGACCTCACCCCGGACGTTCGCCAGCAGATCAACGCGCCCGATCAGGTCAAGGGTGTCGTCGTCGAAAGCGTCCGCCCGGACAGCCCCGCAGACGACGCCGGCCTCCAGCCCGGAGACGTGATTCTGGAGTTGAACCGCCAGCCCGCCTCCTCGGCCAGCCAGCTCATCTCCCAGATCCACAACGCCGGCAACAAGGACCTGCTGCTCCTCGTCTGGTCCAAGGGCAACGCCAGCTACCGCACCGTCCGCGCCGCCCAGAACGACCAGAACGGCTAA
- a CDS encoding M56 family metallopeptidase, whose product MLPLLQHLSASAAASLITSTVEAALLAISVAICLRLIPDLSATVRSILWTAVFLVAAALPFLTPTASGSPSTSTATPIALSIDWAIGIAAFWAALSLFRIAQLLRSAVHLNGVARRSELIISDAASHAPIATSTEIDIPCVAGFFAPRILIPTSLYAALPPSELAQIITHEQAHLNRFDHWTNLLQKLLIALYPIHPVLLWIERRLCIERELACDDAVLRQTGARKQYALCLTNLAENGLARRGFTLALRAWERQSELTRRVLRILEVPTRQLRPTQSAAVVATLLAALTTGATTLAHTPQFISFSTPEAPQSLHESLRAPSIAELHRDGWDVNSHPATFTPTTKPTMVNTSMELPTKPKKSLTKLKPTKKHSTPITQAALRQTQPQQWIMLTTFQSTEAPAHYHQAIFQISDATYAAVPTQAGWLIIEL is encoded by the coding sequence ATGCTCCCACTCCTCCAGCACCTATCCGCGTCAGCCGCCGCCTCACTCATCACCTCCACGGTAGAAGCAGCCCTCCTCGCCATCAGCGTAGCGATCTGCCTCCGCCTCATCCCGGACCTCTCCGCCACCGTCCGCTCCATCCTCTGGACCGCAGTCTTCCTCGTCGCCGCTGCCCTGCCCTTCCTCACCCCCACGGCCTCAGGCAGCCCATCCACAAGCACCGCAACCCCCATCGCCCTCAGCATCGACTGGGCCATCGGCATAGCCGCCTTCTGGGCCGCACTCTCCCTCTTCCGCATAGCCCAGCTCCTCCGCAGCGCCGTCCACCTCAACGGAGTAGCCCGCCGCTCTGAACTCATAATCAGTGACGCTGCAAGCCACGCCCCCATCGCCACCTCCACCGAAATCGACATCCCCTGCGTAGCCGGCTTCTTCGCCCCGCGCATTCTCATCCCCACAAGCCTCTACGCCGCCCTCCCCCCATCCGAACTAGCCCAGATCATCACCCACGAGCAGGCCCACCTCAACCGCTTCGACCACTGGACCAACCTCCTCCAGAAGCTCCTCATCGCCCTCTACCCCATCCACCCCGTCCTCCTCTGGATCGAGCGCCGCCTCTGCATCGAACGCGAACTGGCCTGCGACGACGCCGTCCTGCGGCAAACCGGAGCACGCAAGCAGTACGCCCTCTGCCTCACCAACCTTGCAGAAAATGGATTGGCCCGCCGAGGCTTCACCCTGGCCCTCCGCGCGTGGGAGCGCCAGTCCGAGCTCACCCGCCGCGTCCTCCGCATCCTTGAGGTTCCCACCCGCCAGCTCCGCCCCACCCAGTCAGCAGCGGTAGTGGCAACCCTCCTCGCCGCCCTCACCACCGGAGCCACCACCCTCGCCCACACCCCCCAGTTCATCTCCTTCAGCACGCCTGAAGCACCACAATCTCTCCATGAATCTCTCCGTGCCCCATCCATCGCAGAGCTTCATCGCGATGGGTGGGATGTAAACTCTCACCCCGCCACCTTCACCCCAACCACCAAACCCACCATGGTCAACACCTCTATGGAGCTCCCAACCAAACCCAAAAAGTCCCTAACCAAACTCAAGCCCACCAAAAAGCATTCCACCCCCATCACCCAGGCAGCCCTCCGCCAAACCCAACCCCAGCAGTGGATCATGCTGACTACCTTCCAATCCACGGAAGCCCCAGCCCACTACCACCAAGCCATCTTCCAGATTTCAGACGCAACCTACGCCGCGGTCCCCACGCAAGCCGGCTGGCTCATCATCGAACTCTAA
- a CDS encoding BlaI/MecI/CopY family transcriptional regulator: MPPKPSITLTEAELRLMRVLWLRGQSSVSDMVTALEHTTPLAYNSVLTTIRVLETKGYVTHTQEGRAFLYSPSIAQHEASRSEIGHVLQRFFGNSRERLLLSLLGDDEITPEELQRLKQAIANTPDDAAPASEKEQD; the protein is encoded by the coding sequence ATGCCGCCGAAGCCCTCCATCACGTTGACCGAAGCCGAGCTCAGACTCATGCGCGTCCTCTGGCTGCGCGGCCAGTCCTCCGTCAGCGACATGGTCACCGCCCTCGAGCACACCACACCCCTCGCCTACAACTCCGTCCTCACCACCATCCGCGTCCTCGAAACCAAGGGCTACGTCACCCACACCCAGGAGGGCCGAGCCTTCCTCTACAGCCCCTCCATCGCCCAGCACGAGGCCAGCCGTTCAGAGATCGGGCACGTCCTCCAGCGCTTCTTCGGCAACTCCCGCGAGCGCCTCCTCCTCTCCCTCCTCGGCGACGACGAAATCACCCCCGAAGAGCTTCAGCGCCTCAAGCAGGCCATCGCCAACACCCCGGATGACGCCGCACCCGCATCAGAGAAGGAGCAGGACTGA
- a CDS encoding ABC transporter permease has protein sequence MLSLSDILRQIFQSIWANRLRSFLTMFGIAWGVASLLLLIGLGEGFRSGQTRSLKELGSDVIFLEGGNVPAVPNQHTGMRAYKVTLSDEKAIMEQAPHVRNATAVVSRGDLKQVSEFSSAGGQALGVEANYPEIRNLPLAKGRLLDAEDVATARRVVVLGKKNAELLFPEDRPAVGAYITINGERFLVVGVAAGISRGNNDGDNQKVYVPISVMLQSFPLKGENIPADSVSSIQYQPATEELNETAKTEVHRVIGARHGFDPLSKDAFEEWDTIKNNKMVGVIFTAMDLFLGAVGIVTLALGAVGIVNIMLVMVSERTKEIGLRKALGATNKSVMAMFFLEGLLLTGVSGAVGIVGAGTLMSVLTAVAGTNTNGFDPPRLVPWSVALAVGTLTISGCLAGLVPARRAAMLEPVEALRKD, from the coding sequence GTGCTCTCCCTCAGCGATATCCTTCGGCAGATCTTTCAGTCCATCTGGGCCAACCGGCTGCGCTCGTTTTTGACGATGTTCGGGATTGCGTGGGGTGTGGCTTCGCTGCTGCTGCTGATTGGGCTGGGTGAGGGGTTTCGGTCAGGGCAGACGCGGAGCTTGAAGGAGCTGGGGTCGGATGTGATCTTCCTGGAGGGTGGGAATGTTCCGGCGGTGCCGAATCAGCATACGGGGATGCGGGCTTATAAGGTCACGCTGAGCGATGAGAAGGCGATTATGGAGCAGGCTCCGCATGTGAGGAACGCTACGGCAGTGGTGAGCCGTGGGGATCTAAAGCAGGTCAGTGAGTTTTCAAGCGCGGGTGGGCAGGCTCTGGGGGTGGAAGCGAACTATCCGGAGATTCGGAACCTGCCGCTCGCGAAGGGGCGGCTGCTGGATGCGGAGGATGTGGCGACGGCTCGGCGGGTGGTGGTGCTGGGGAAGAAGAATGCGGAGCTGCTGTTTCCGGAGGATCGTCCGGCGGTGGGGGCTTACATCACGATCAATGGGGAACGGTTCCTGGTGGTGGGGGTGGCGGCGGGGATCAGCCGGGGAAACAACGACGGCGATAACCAGAAGGTGTATGTGCCGATCTCGGTGATGCTGCAGAGCTTTCCGCTGAAGGGGGAGAATATTCCGGCGGACTCGGTCTCGTCGATCCAGTATCAGCCGGCGACGGAGGAGTTGAACGAGACCGCGAAGACGGAGGTGCATCGTGTGATTGGGGCGCGGCATGGGTTCGATCCGCTGAGCAAGGATGCGTTTGAGGAGTGGGACACGATCAAGAACAACAAGATGGTGGGGGTGATCTTTACGGCGATGGACCTATTCCTGGGGGCGGTGGGGATTGTGACGCTGGCGCTGGGAGCGGTGGGGATCGTAAACATCATGCTGGTGATGGTGAGCGAACGGACGAAGGAGATTGGGCTGCGGAAGGCGCTGGGGGCGACGAATAAGAGCGTGATGGCGATGTTTTTTCTGGAGGGCTTGCTGCTCACCGGCGTGAGTGGGGCGGTGGGGATTGTGGGGGCGGGGACACTGATGAGCGTGCTGACGGCGGTGGCTGGGACGAATACGAATGGGTTCGATCCGCCGCGGCTGGTGCCGTGGTCTGTGGCGCTGGCGGTGGGGACTTTGACGATTTCGGGATGCCTGGCTGGGCTGGTGCCTGCTCGGCGAGCGGCGATGCTGGAGCCGGTGGAAGCTTTGAGGAAGGACTAA
- a CDS encoding ABC transporter permease: MLTDIWGQAVEAMKHNRRRTITTVVGMAWGIATVVLLLAFGAGFGHAIEAIFAQFGTNEIGVFPGRTSEQAGGAKAGVAVRLTIEDVERIQESVGGVILVSPFVAKTVPVSNELHSYSWEVDGIKPELQTIQKLDVADGRQLTEGDVETRAHVAMIGSEAKTKLFGGREAVGETIRLNGVSFQVVGVQVAKMQEGDSDINRGINVPFSTIGDIKDTKYIDGVWFSYHGDFEATEKAARETLATAHGFRASDHNAIYVANLMKQLSQFRLISLGLQVLLSFIGALTLGIAGVGLMNIMLVSVQQRTKEIGIEKALGARRRHILLQFLAEAMAITGVGGLLGIGIAYFVSLAAGSIPFYSALASNATDADIHLTISPGSLGVAVGILAVVGVISGMVPAMKAARMDPIEALRFE; encoded by the coding sequence ATGCTGACGGATATATGGGGGCAGGCGGTTGAGGCGATGAAGCATAATCGCCGGCGGACGATCACGACGGTGGTGGGGATGGCTTGGGGGATTGCGACGGTGGTGCTGCTGCTGGCGTTTGGCGCGGGGTTCGGTCATGCGATCGAGGCGATCTTTGCGCAGTTTGGAACGAACGAGATTGGCGTGTTTCCGGGGCGGACGAGCGAGCAGGCGGGTGGAGCGAAGGCGGGGGTGGCGGTTCGGCTGACGATCGAAGACGTGGAGCGGATTCAGGAGAGCGTGGGTGGAGTCATCTTAGTCTCGCCGTTTGTGGCGAAGACGGTTCCGGTGTCGAACGAGCTGCATAGCTACTCGTGGGAGGTGGATGGGATCAAGCCGGAGCTGCAGACGATTCAGAAGCTGGATGTGGCGGATGGGCGGCAGTTGACGGAGGGCGACGTGGAGACGCGGGCGCATGTGGCGATGATCGGGAGTGAGGCGAAGACGAAGCTGTTTGGCGGGCGGGAGGCGGTGGGGGAGACGATCCGGCTGAATGGGGTGTCATTCCAGGTGGTGGGGGTGCAGGTGGCGAAGATGCAGGAGGGGGACTCGGATATCAACCGGGGGATCAATGTGCCGTTTTCGACAATTGGCGATATCAAGGATACGAAGTATATCGATGGGGTGTGGTTCAGCTATCACGGGGACTTTGAGGCGACGGAGAAGGCGGCGCGGGAGACCCTGGCTACGGCGCATGGGTTCCGGGCCAGCGACCACAATGCGATCTATGTTGCGAATCTGATGAAGCAGCTTTCTCAGTTTCGGCTGATCTCGCTGGGGCTGCAGGTTTTGCTTTCGTTTATCGGGGCGCTGACGCTGGGGATTGCGGGCGTGGGGCTAATGAACATCATGCTGGTGAGCGTGCAGCAGAGGACGAAGGAGATTGGGATCGAGAAAGCGCTGGGGGCTCGGAGGCGGCATATTCTGCTGCAATTTTTAGCGGAGGCTATGGCGATTACGGGGGTTGGGGGGCTGCTGGGGATCGGGATTGCTTACTTTGTAAGTCTGGCGGCGGGGTCGATTCCGTTTTATAGCGCGCTGGCTAGTAATGCTACGGATGCGGATATCCATCTGACGATCTCGCCGGGGAGTCTGGGGGTGGCGGTGGGGATCCTGGCGGTGGTGGGGGTGATCAGTGGGATGGTTCCGGCGATGAAGGCGGCGAGGATGGATCCGATTGAGGCGCTTAGGTTTGAATGA
- a CDS encoding M1 family aminopeptidase, with translation MKSFLKAVTAAAALTFATTALAAPTRPQLRVTAYVIHAELDPASSRLSATTAVTFTALEDLSTPTFELNNGLALTSVTDSAQHTLTSERLSTQNAVRFTLATAIPKGTSTTWTFTYSGALTGSDTSPVEGIKLAAVADPISMLLYPGRWFPISQTGLYTDRFTAEMHIRVPSDERVVASGPVGTPVSVGKQTEYSFNWTKPGFPGTVVAGKFLAPQTVGNFKIYVTEKRKLGALAFGETAAKEFEFMSTTFGQPETGAMSIVELPEDGVSASWGPGIAAIAGNRIMDHNSARLLANTLAHQWWGSEVSPATLNDAWITNGMSRYAELMYVEDASGSQAFQTAVGDVSAGALAYDTEPLSTLGRLDPFSPQFQSMTLEKGAMVFHMLRWEMGNEGFTRFLRETLSQYTDKGIRSRDLETVAEAQNRNAGGEQSTLQPFFSQWVDGTGAPQFNDKYTVYRLGNNKGFRTVGAITQDLDLFRMPVELRIETEGKTETRRVDVAGTDSQYEVETFGRPRRITIDPQGWLLKTTPDLAVKVAVLRGQQLVAQGDLTGALVEYQKALDANKNSSLAAYRIGEIFFNQHNFQSAANSFRDSLRGDGDPKWTEVWSHVELGRIFDVTGQRERAVNEYRLAVQTNDNTQGAINEARNLMIHPYTRTPTDN, from the coding sequence ATGAAGTCTTTCCTCAAAGCCGTAACCGCTGCCGCCGCCCTGACCTTCGCGACCACCGCCCTCGCCGCTCCCACGCGCCCCCAGCTCCGCGTCACCGCATACGTCATCCACGCCGAGCTCGACCCCGCCTCCTCCAGGCTCTCCGCCACCACCGCCGTTACCTTCACCGCGCTGGAAGACCTCTCCACCCCCACCTTCGAGCTCAACAACGGCCTCGCCCTCACCTCCGTCACCGATTCCGCCCAGCACACCCTCACCTCCGAGCGTCTCTCCACCCAGAACGCCGTCCGCTTCACCCTCGCCACCGCCATCCCCAAAGGCACCTCCACCACCTGGACCTTCACCTACTCCGGCGCACTCACCGGCTCGGACACCAGCCCCGTAGAAGGCATCAAGCTCGCAGCCGTAGCCGACCCCATCTCCATGCTCCTCTACCCCGGCCGCTGGTTCCCTATCTCCCAGACCGGCCTTTACACAGACCGCTTCACCGCCGAGATGCACATCCGCGTCCCCTCGGACGAGCGCGTCGTAGCCTCCGGCCCCGTCGGCACCCCAGTCTCCGTCGGCAAGCAGACCGAGTATTCCTTCAACTGGACCAAGCCCGGCTTCCCCGGCACCGTAGTCGCCGGCAAGTTCCTCGCCCCGCAAACCGTAGGCAACTTCAAGATCTACGTCACGGAAAAGCGCAAACTCGGAGCCCTGGCCTTCGGTGAAACTGCCGCCAAGGAGTTCGAGTTCATGTCCACCACCTTCGGCCAGCCTGAAACCGGTGCCATGTCCATCGTCGAGCTTCCTGAAGACGGTGTCTCAGCCTCCTGGGGTCCCGGCATCGCAGCCATCGCAGGCAACCGCATCATGGACCACAACTCCGCCCGCCTCCTGGCAAACACGTTGGCCCACCAGTGGTGGGGCTCTGAGGTCTCCCCTGCCACCCTCAACGACGCCTGGATCACCAACGGCATGTCCCGTTACGCCGAGCTCATGTACGTCGAAGACGCCTCCGGCTCCCAGGCCTTCCAGACCGCCGTCGGCGATGTCTCGGCCGGCGCCCTCGCCTACGATACCGAGCCCCTCTCCACCCTCGGCCGCCTCGATCCCTTCTCCCCCCAGTTCCAGTCCATGACCCTTGAAAAAGGAGCCATGGTCTTCCACATGCTCCGCTGGGAGATGGGCAACGAGGGCTTCACCCGCTTCCTCCGCGAAACCCTCAGCCAGTACACCGACAAGGGCATCCGCAGCCGCGACCTCGAGACCGTAGCCGAAGCCCAGAACCGCAACGCCGGCGGCGAACAGTCCACCCTCCAGCCCTTCTTCTCCCAATGGGTCGACGGCACCGGAGCCCCCCAGTTCAACGACAAGTACACCGTCTACCGCCTCGGCAACAACAAGGGCTTCCGCACCGTAGGAGCCATCACCCAGGACCTCGACCTCTTCCGCATGCCCGTCGAACTCCGCATCGAGACCGAAGGTAAAACAGAAACCCGCCGCGTAGACGTAGCCGGCACCGACTCCCAGTACGAGGTCGAAACCTTCGGCCGCCCCCGCCGCATCACCATCGACCCCCAGGGCTGGCTCCTCAAAACCACCCCCGATCTAGCCGTCAAAGTAGCCGTCCTCCGCGGTCAGCAACTCGTAGCCCAGGGCGACCTGACCGGAGCCCTGGTCGAATATCAAAAAGCCCTCGACGCCAACAAAAATAGCTCTTTAGCGGCTTATCGAATCGGCGAAATCTTCTTCAACCAACACAACTTCCAGTCCGCAGCCAACAGCTTCCGCGACTCCCTCCGCGGCGACGGCGACCCCAAGTGGACCGAGGTCTGGTCCCACGTAGAACTAGGTCGCATCTTCGACGTCACCGGCCAGCGCGAGCGCGCCGTCAACGAGTACCGCCTCGCCGTCCAAACCAACGACAACACCCAGGGAGCCATCAACGAAGCCCGCAACCTCATGATCCACCCCTACACCCGCACCCCCACCGACAACTAG